The genome window TTTCTCTGTTCTTAATTATTTGGCATTTTTAATTGGTCTGTTAATTATAAATGGGATAAAGATTTGCAAAAGCAAACAGACACTATAATGAGTACCAAATCTTATAATATAGTACAAAAGTCTCCAACCAAAACATAATCATTGTGAAatggttaaaaataaaaaagaaatatgctATTGGATGCCATATTATTCACTTGCAACTGCAGGGTTTTGAGTAAGATTGAGGCCAAGTATGAAACCATACTTTACAAAACCACAATACATATAATCGCCAATCTTGATTCCAGTTGAGACAAGTGTAAAATCATGTTCATGATAGTGAGCAACTGGGTTACCTTCCATATCAACAACGAAAATCCCTCCGTTCTTCTCCAAGTTTGGCCTCACTCCATACTTTTCCATCACTCCCAAAATCTTCCTCAATAATGGGTACCTCTGTATAAGCTCAAAGGCGTATGTGTATtcctataaaataaaataatgtaaaagaTTATAAAGTATTTCTAACAATCTTGAATAAATGAAACTATGATTTTAAACTTAGAATTGAGTAATATCCTTTACCATGCCTATTCCAATCCAAAACAAGCCTTCACCATCGTAACGAATATTGTCTGGCATCCCTGGCAAATTCTCAATAAAAACTTCCATAGATCCCTTCTTTTCACCCTTGAGGTAGTACTTTTTACACCTCCTCCTACAATTCAATCCCTTCAAATATATCTCTAAGACTCTAAAATAACTTGAATCATTTGAATTATGACAACATGCTATATATCAATACTAAACACTCAAACCTTTAATTCATGAATCATGATATGATGATGCGAGAAAATGCAAAAAAACTTACATTATAGTTTCACAAAAAATGACAAAGCTCTGGTCTGGATTGACAGCAACACCATTAGCAAAGAACAAACCATTGACCAACACTTTGGTCTGTTTAGTGTGTGGATCATAGCTTAAAAGTCTGCCATGGGGTCTTCCTTCCAAAAAATCCCAAATAAAATCCTCCATTCTGTATTTCCAGGATGCATCTGTGAAATACAACATACCATCCTCTGCAACGTCTACGGCATCCGTCAATTTGAACTTTACGCCATCCGCCTCGTCCGTCACCAGCTGCACTTTGCCGTCAGACGTTACATTTAGTAATccctacaaaatatatatacacggtGAGACGAGTTcgatcaatatgaaaatgtaatatgttagaaaataatgtaatactaattattaataaattgtttgctatttaaaaggggaaaaaatataatacttttaaatcaaaatgtaatatttaggggttgaatgattaattatgagaaaaaaatgttatactaatcatggataaattaattgattgttactcataagataaaatgtaatgtttatgaagaaaaaaatacttttgaaaaaaatatataatacttttaaatcaaaatataatagtaTGAGTTGAAAAGTTACTTATGAGGAAAATTGTAACCCTTATAAAAAACTTGAGCCATCTCAAGATGTGTCTCCTATATAAAGAGTAGAATTGaagcaaaattttaataaaagtagataatatattattacacaGAAAAGTCATCAAAAAGTTGTGATAGTTTATATTGTAGCAAGCATTTTACTGTTGTAAAAgtttatttgtgatttttttatattaaaattgtgatatttatatataatgtgttatatatgataataattatttaatttgataaattaatgatacaaaatatgttttttaattcaattatgaaaaatattttaaaagaaaatttactttttatattgATGGCGATATATGACATTTTATTAGAAAAAGTTTTGGCCTAAGCAGGTGACAGAGAAGAATGGTGGCTCAAGAAGTTGGAGGGGGTGTAAAAGGaagcaaaatattaattaacaaaaaaaaatgttcaaatccAGGACCTCTAACACAACAACAACACAAGTATTAACCACCCAATGCACTCAAGATATCACATACAAAAATGTAGGGTGCTATATTTAGTCATGCGAAGATCGTTGGCATCCAAATAGTAAGAGACACTTGTGTCGTTGCTAATAATGAAGACTAGCCATAGTATATTTGTTAACCATCCAAAATGCTCCCTACACTATAAATAAACACCCTTATCCCCTCTAAGCTAACCCATCCATgattacaatattattatttggccCATAACTACTATTTTTCTACCTCGAAAGTCGTAACCATCATATATGAACTATTTAGTCTATGCAATTTAGAcgaaaaagaatttaatttatgaatatcatattaataaagatgatataaataaaatttattccaacaatttcatattttataataaataagtaataaatattctttttgaaaggataataaatatttttaataacagGAATATACTGAAAGTAGAAAACATTAACTCACTATTTCAGCATCGGCTACGATGACTTCACCGTGAAGTCCATGAGCGAGTCCGAGCGGCCTGCCACCGGTGTTAACCCAGTCCTCCACAGCCGAGTCAGCAGGCGACAACTCGTTCACGGTGACTCGCTTGACCCACCCGTCCGCACACCCGGTGTATATCACACCCGTCTTGGGGTCGTAAGCTAGATCCTCCGGCCCCGACAGCCGACCAACTCCTATCTTCTCGGAACCTTGGTGCATGCGGGCGTTACGCTTGGGGGCCACCGCCGGGCTCCCCTGAGTCAACTCGCCAGCGGGGTACGGGACCGGGTCGAACGAGTCGAGCTGGTATACGATGATGACTCCTAAAATCACAGGCACCAGAAAAGAAGCAAAGGTCCACAGATGACGACTCATGTTTTTCCCCAGGATCTTGTATTGACTTCTTCGCTTCAGTAGGCTATAAAATGGGGCAACTCACTCGATTTATTCAAAGTATATCTACtctaatacattatattttagtGACGCAAGTTGGATAGGGAGGGCTGAAATTGTCGTCTCTTTGGTAGAGTATTATaaaccagtttttttttttttttttttggaaaagatAAACTAGTTCTATTACATGAAATTCTCAATCTTTACTCATTCACTTTTATTCTTTGATGTTGCAAATGATGATAAATGGATTCCATAAAAAATGTTAACAAGGAGTAaaaataaaggtagaatttgagagtaattcaactaataatttttaatataagcAAAAACTTGTATGTCTCACGAAtttgatatttgattaatgaaattaaagatCCGACTCACTAATTAAAAATCCAACCTGTCTTATGAATTAAGACTCGTTAAATGGTCTCACATAAGTGTTATCATTCAATAGAAACAATGAAGTACGTACATAGGCTtgtaaaatatatgaatttggCCTACCcaattgtttaatttatttgcaTGGGGTTTACCTATATATTTAATTAGGAAAATAGTGGCCTGGTAGGTGTACTACTAAGTGttcaattttaatactatagtcattttgttaaatttggaacaaaatcagtaatcaaaatatatttatggtcaaattgaaagtcgatgaaaaaaattagtaacgGTCAATAGTCAAAGGGTCATTTATGGTTCAATTGAAAGTCAATGATAAAATGGGTAAATATTAATAGTTAAGTGACTATtcatgaaattaactctttaattttttattacgCAATTTAAATGTTCATTTATTTT of Ipomoea triloba cultivar NCNSP0323 chromosome 3, ASM357664v1 contains these proteins:
- the LOC116013557 gene encoding protein STRICTOSIDINE SYNTHASE-LIKE 6-like, whose amino-acid sequence is MSRHLWTFASFLVPVILGVIIVYQLDSFDPVPYPAGELTQGSPAVAPKRNARMHQGSEKIGVGRLSGPEDLAYDPKTGVIYTGCADGWVKRVTVNELSPADSAVEDWVNTGGRPLGLAHGLHGEVIVADAEIGLLNVTSDGKVQLVTDEADGVKFKLTDAVDVAEDGMLYFTDASWKYRMEDFIWDFLEGRPHGRLLSYDPHTKQTKVLVNGLFFANGVAVNPDQSFVIFCETIMRRCKKYYLKGEKKGSMEVFIENLPGMPDNIRYDGEGLFWIGIGMEYTYAFELIQRYPLLRKILGVMEKYGVRPNLEKNGGIFVVDMEGNPVAHYHEHDFTLVSTGIKIGDYMYCGFVKYGFILGLNLTQNPAVASE